The nucleotide sequence TGTTCCAACCTGTGAATCAAGTGAGCTTGCGCGGATATAATCCAACGGTTCAACCGAACAAGATGCAAGTCGACAAGATGCTGAAAGCGATCGCTGAAGCAGAACGTCCGGTTATTCTCGCAGGTGGCGGCGTTGTATACTCTGGTGCGCATGAAGAGCTATTCGAGTTCGTTACGAAAACAGGTATTCCTACGACAACGACGTTGCTCGGCTTAGGTGGATTCCCAAGTGGACACGAGCTTCATATGGGGATGCCGGGGATGCATGGTTCGTATACTGCGAACACATCGATCCAAAACGCGGATCTTCTCATTAATATCGGTGCGCGATTCGATGACCGAGTAACAATGAAGCTAGAGGGCTTCGCTCCTAAAGCGAAAATTGTCCACATTGATATCGACCCTGCTGAAATCGGCAAAAATGTCCCAACAGACATTCCGATTGTTGCAGATGTAAAGACGACACTTCAATTGGCGAACGCCACTGTGAAGTATGCTGCGAAAGCTGATGCATGGCGCAAGCAGATCGCTGAATCGAAAGCGAATAAGCCGTTTAAGTATATTGATTCTGATGTTGAATTGAAGCCACAATGGGTTGTCTCGATGATTCATGAAACAACGAACGGTGATGCGATCGTCACTACAGACGTTGGTCAGCATCAAATGTGGGCAGCGCAATATTACCCACTCAACAAGCCACGCTCCTGGGTAACATCAGGTGGTTTGGGAACTATGGGCTTTGGATTCCCTTCGGCTATCGGTGCTCAAATGGGTAATCCGGATCGCGTCGTTGTTTCGATTAACGGCGATGGCGGAATGCAGATGTGTGCACAAGAGCTAGCGATCTGTGCGATCAATAACATTCCAGTTAAAGTTGCGATCATAAACAATCAAGTGCTTGGAATGGTGCGTCAATGGCAGGAAATCATCTATGACAATCGTTATAGTCACATCGATCTTGCAGGTAGCCCTGACTTCGTTAAGCTTGCAGAAGCTTATGGGGTTAAAGCGTTCCGTGCTTCCAATAAAGAAGAAGCGCGTAGCGCATGGGAAGCTGCACTTCAACATCCTGGTCCTGCGGTCGTTGAATTCGTCGTTCGCAAGGAAGAGAACGTCTATCCGATGGTTACACAAGGCTCGACCATCGATCAGATGCTGATGGGGGATTCCGAATGAACCGTAAACATACAATCGCTATTCTCGTAAACGATCAGCCGGGAGTCATGCAACGAGTGTCAGGCCTGTTCGGTCGCCGTGGCTTCAATATTGAAAGTATTACTGTAGGCGCTTCGGAAGAAATCGGGCTCTCACGTATGGTTATTGTCACAACTGGCGATAACCATACGCTGGAGCAAGTTCAGAAGCAATTGTACAAGCTTATCGATGTTATTAAAGTCATTGATGTAAGCTCGAATCCGATGGTTGCACGTGAACTTGCTTTAATCAAGGTAGGTGCAGAGCCGTCGATGCGTCCAGAAATTCTCGGCATCGTTGAAACTTTCCGCGCTGCAGTTGTCGATATTGGTCCGAACACACTGATCGTACAGGTCGTTGGAGATTCAGATAAAATCGATGCGATGACTGAATTGCTCAAGCCTTATGGCATTCGTGAGCTATCACGTACAGGCACAACTGCAATGTCTCGCGGTAATCGGTAAGATATCATTAGAAGTAACAAGTAACGAGTAGCTGTAATGCACCCGTTCGAAGCGGGTGTTCGAGGGGAGAAGCACGGATCACGAGTTTCTCCCTTGGGACGCCCGTTTCGAGGGTCGCCAATATAAGCAAGCACCTATTTGAAGGAGGAACTCATTCCAATGGCAGTTAAGTTATTTCACGAAAAAGACGCTGATCTCGGCGCACTACAAGGTAAAACAATCGCAGTAATCGGCTATGGTAGCCAAGGTCACGCACAAGCACAAAACCTTCGTGACAGCGGTGTCACTGTAATCATCGGTCTTCGCGAAGGTAAATCTGCGGATAGCGCTCGCAACGACGGTTTTGAAGTATTCTCCGTTGCAGATGCAACTCGTAAAGCAGATGTAGTTCAAATTCTAATGCCTGATGAAACGCAAGCAAGCGTTTATAAGAATGAAATCGAGCCAAACCTTAAAAAGGGTGCAGCTCTTATGTTCTCACACGGCTTCAATGTACACTTTGGTCAAATCGTAGCACCTGCAGACGCAGACGTATTGCTTGTTGCTCCGAAGTCCCCAGGCCACATGGTTCGTCGTACTTATGTTGAAGGCTTCGGCGTACCGGGATTGATCGCAATCCACCAAAACGGTACGGGTAAAGCGTTCGAAATCGGTATGGCTTATGCGAAGGGTATCGGTTGTACACGTGCAGGGGTTATTGAAACTTCCTTCCGTGAAGAAACAGAAACAGACTTGTTCGGTGAGCAAGCTGTACTATGTGGAGGCGCAACTGCACT is from Candidatus Cohnella colombiensis and encodes:
- the ilvN gene encoding acetolactate synthase small subunit, encoding MNRKHTIAILVNDQPGVMQRVSGLFGRRGFNIESITVGASEEIGLSRMVIVTTGDNHTLEQVQKQLYKLIDVIKVIDVSSNPMVARELALIKVGAEPSMRPEILGIVETFRAAVVDIGPNTLIVQVVGDSDKIDAMTELLKPYGIRELSRTGTTAMSRGNR
- the ilvB gene encoding biosynthetic-type acetolactate synthase large subunit; translated protein: MSANSTTMNSKAQLIEKWSKAEVISGSDMLLRSLLLEGAECVFGYPGGAVLFIYDAMHGFTDFQHLLTRHEQGAIHAADGYARSTGKVGVCIATSGPGATNLVTGIATAYMDSVPLVVITGNVVSSLIGSDAFQEADIVGITMPITKHSYLVKSAEELPRVIHEAFHIANSGRKGPVLIDIPKDVSAQKALFQPVNQVSLRGYNPTVQPNKMQVDKMLKAIAEAERPVILAGGGVVYSGAHEELFEFVTKTGIPTTTTLLGLGGFPSGHELHMGMPGMHGSYTANTSIQNADLLINIGARFDDRVTMKLEGFAPKAKIVHIDIDPAEIGKNVPTDIPIVADVKTTLQLANATVKYAAKADAWRKQIAESKANKPFKYIDSDVELKPQWVVSMIHETTNGDAIVTTDVGQHQMWAAQYYPLNKPRSWVTSGGLGTMGFGFPSAIGAQMGNPDRVVVSINGDGGMQMCAQELAICAINNIPVKVAIINNQVLGMVRQWQEIIYDNRYSHIDLAGSPDFVKLAEAYGVKAFRASNKEEARSAWEAALQHPGPAVVEFVVRKEENVYPMVTQGSTIDQMLMGDSE
- the ilvC gene encoding ketol-acid reductoisomerase: MAVKLFHEKDADLGALQGKTIAVIGYGSQGHAQAQNLRDSGVTVIIGLREGKSADSARNDGFEVFSVADATRKADVVQILMPDETQASVYKNEIEPNLKKGAALMFSHGFNVHFGQIVAPADADVLLVAPKSPGHMVRRTYVEGFGVPGLIAIHQNGTGKAFEIGMAYAKGIGCTRAGVIETSFREETETDLFGEQAVLCGGATALVKAGFETLVEAGYAPEMAYFECLHELKLIVDMMYEGGLASMRSSISNTAEYGDYVTGPRVVTDETKKAMKAVLEDIQAGRFARDFILENQSGRAFLTATRRNEAEHPIEVVGAQLRGMMHWIKK